One genomic segment of Pseudophryne corroboree isolate aPseCor3 chromosome 3 unlocalized genomic scaffold, aPseCor3.hap2 SUPER_3_unloc_40, whole genome shotgun sequence includes these proteins:
- the LOC134984225 gene encoding gastrula zinc finger protein XlCGF57.1-like — translation MLSPDCDIKDNDSRQDSPGDNPITLIIHPALSADPSDPGKCSPDHSDIGAFVTALRLDTVFPCSIDAKCFTQNTKLITHHPAKAGERPLICSECGKCFTKKSALVTHQRSHSGERPYSCSECGKCFTQKSSLVTHQRSHTGETPCSCSECGKCFAWKSDLVTHQRSHTGEKPFSCSECGKCFAFKSVLVKHQKSHSGEKPFSCSECGKCFTQKSALVTHQRSHTGEKPFSCSECGKCFAWKSDLVTHQRSHTGEKPFSCSECGKCFAFKSVLVKHQRSHTGEKPFSCSECGKCFAWKSHLVTHQRSHTGEKPFSCSECGKCFTQKSALVTHQRRHTGERPFSCSECGKCFAFKSVLLTHQRSHTGKMPFSCSECGKCFAFKSVLVPHQRSHTGEKPYSCSECGKCFVRKSDLVTHQRSHTGERPYSCSECGKCFAQKSALVTHQRSHTGEKPYSCSECGKCFAQKSNLVTHQRSHTGERPFSCCERNKSALVEHIRHYPSTEPFTSSGV, via the coding sequence atgttatccccggattgtgacataaaagataatgacagtagacaggattctccaggagataaccccattaccctaattatacatccagctctatcagctgatccctctgatcctgggaaatgttctcctgatcactctgatattggagcatttgttacagctctgagattagatacagtgtttccctgttctatagatgccaaatgttttacacagaacacaaagcttattacccatcatccagctaaggcaggtgagaggccactgatatgttctgagtgtgggaaatgttttacaaagaaatcagctcttgttacacatcagagaagtcactcaggtgagaggccgtattcctgttctgagtgtgggaaatgttttacacagaaatcatctcttgttacacatcagagaagtcacacaggtgagacgccgtgttcctgttctgagtgtgggaaatgttttgcatggaaatcagatcttgttacacatcagagaagtcacacaggtgagaagccattttcatgttctgagtgtgggaaatgttttgcatttaaatcagttcttgttaaacatcagaaaagtcactcaggtgagaagccgttttcctgttctgagtgtgggaaatgttttacacagaaatcagctcttgttacacatcagagaagtcacacaggtgagaagccgttttcctgttctgagtgtgggaaatgttttgcatggaaatcagatcttgttacacatcagagaagtcacacaggtgagaagccattttcatgttctgagtgtgggaaatgtttcgcatttaaatcagttcttgttaaacatcagagaagtcacacaggtgagaagccgttttcctgttctgagtgtgggaaatgttttgcatggaaatcacatcttgttacacatcagagaagtcatacaggtgagaagccgttttcctgttctgagtgtgggaaatgttttacacagaaatcagctcttgttacacatcagagacgtcacacaggtgagaggccgttttcctgttctgagtgtgggaaatgtttcgcatttaaatcagttcttcttacacatcagagaagtcatacaggtaaaatgccgttttcctgttctgagtgtgggaaatgttttgcatttaaatcagttcttgttccacatcagagaagtcacacaggtgagaagccgtattcctgttctgagtgtgggaaatgttttgtacggaaatcagatcttgtcacacatcagagaagtcacacaggtgagaggccatattcctgttctgagtgtgggaaatgttttgcacagaaatcagctcttgttacacatcagagaagtcacacaggtgagaagccgtattcctgttctgagtgtgggaaatgttttgcacagaaatcaaatcttgttacacatcagaggagtcacacaggtgagaggccattttcatgctgtgagagaaataaatccgctcttgttgaacacattagacattacccaagtacggaaccatttacatcttctggagtataa